GCTGCTGATTGCCGACGAACCGACGACCGCGCTCGACGTGACCATTCAGGCGCAGATTCTCGAGCTGATCGACGACCTGCGCCGGAAGCGCGACATGGCTGTGATCCTCGTCACGCACAACCTCGGCATCGTGGCCGAGAAGGCCGACCGGGTCGCCGTGATGTATGCCGGCAACATCGTCGAATACGCGGCAACCGGGCAGCTTCTGAAGCACCCGTCGCATCCGTACACCCGCGCGCTGCTGAAGGCGGTGCCGCATCTCGGCGGAGACGGGAAACGCCTCTCCACCATTCCCGGCCATGTGCCGTCGGCCGACGATTTCGCGCCCGGCTGCCGGTTCAGCGACCGCTGCGAACGGTTCGAAACGCTCTCGGAGGCCGAACGCGAACAGTGCCGGAACTGCATCCCCGGGCGCACGGAGCCGGAGAACGGCCACTTTGTCCGCTGTTTCCACCCGTTTCCGGCGGAAAGGGACGCGCTCGGATGAAGCGGGATTCCTCGAAGCTGTTCATCATGGCTGGCTCGCTGCTCGGCGTCGTGCTGCTGACCGCCGCGGTCATTTACAGTTACGGCGGCCAGAATGCGGCAAGCCGCCGGAGCGCTCGGCTTCCGGCCCCCTCCCCGCAGATCATCCGCCAGCTGCTGAGCCAGTCGACCCGGCTCTTCGAAGAGAAACGCTATCCGGAGGCGGAGCGTTCACTCAAACGGATTCTGAATCTCGACCGGGACAATATCACGGCACAGCGGATGCTCGGAAACGTCTATTACATGGCGGGGCGCTACTACGACGCAAGCAACGTATTCCGCGCCATCCTCGCACGTTATCCGAAAGACCCGGTTGCCCGGAACAACCTCGGGCAGTCGATGGTCCGCATGCAGTGGTACGAGGCGGGCATCCGCGAGCTTCTGGCCGCGTGCGCCATCGACGCGAACCTGCCCGGAATCGACCTGAATCTGAGCATGGCCTACAAGGAGCTCGGCGACGACGGCACGGCGGCCTATTATCTTTCCCTGGCCGAAGCCGACGCCAAAAGAAGAAATCACCCCGCAGGGGGAACGGCCGCAGAGCCGGCCCCCGCCCAGGAGCCGGATCATGAGTAAAATCAAAGTAATGTCCGAACAGCTCAGCAACCGCATCGCGGCAGGCGAAGTCATCGAACGCCCGGCGTCGGTGGTCAAGGAGCTGGTTGAAAACGCGATCGACGCCGGTGCCCGGCGGGTCCGCATTGAAATCGAACGCGCCGGCTCCCGGCTCATTGCGGTCTCCGACGACGGTTGCGGCATGGACGGGGACGATGCGATGCTTTCGCTCGAGCCCCACGGCACGAGCAAGCTGCTGAGCGAAGACGACATCGACAATATTGTAACGCTGGGATTCCGAGGGGAAGCACTCCCCTCGATCGCGTCGATCAGCCGCCTGACGCTGACGACCCGCACGGCCGGGCAGCTGGAAGGAACGCAGATCGTCGTGGAGGGCGGAAAACTTATCGACGCCGGTCCGTGCGGCGGCGCGGTCGGCACCACGATCCGGGTGCGCGATCTCTTTTTCAACACGCCCGCGCGGAAAAAGTTCCTGAAGGCCGATGCGACCGAAGCGCACCATATCGAAGAGGCCGTTCTCGCACTGGCCATCCCGCGCCCGGAGGTCGCGTTCGAACTGGTCATGGACGGGCGAAGCGTCTTTCACTCCCCGGCAGCGGAAAACGCCGCGCCGCGCCTGCGCGAATTCTTCGGGCGGGTTTACGCCGATTCCCTCTGGCCGGTCAGCCACCGCGAGAACGGAATGGAGATCACCGGCTATATCGCCTCTCCCGGCTTCACCCGCAACAGCCGCCGGGAGCAGCGGACCTTCGTCAACGGGCGTGCGGTCGAGTCGCTAGCGATTTACCGGGGAATCCGGGACGGCTACGCGACGCTGGCGGAGAGCGGCCGCTTTCCTCCGGCGATTCTGTTCCTGGTCATGTCGCCGCTCGACGTCGACGTCAACGTGCACCCGGCCAAGCGCGAAGTCCGTTTCAAGCACGAATACGCGGTGAGCCGGGCGATTGCGGCGGCGGTCGGGAATGCGCTCAAACGCACCCGCGAGGCCGGGCCTCCGGCCGGGGCGGAGGGACTGCCGCTTTCAGGACAAATCCCGCTCCGGATGGTGCTGGATTCCGCTGCGGTGCAATACGAGCCGCGGCGGAGCGAGCAGCCGGTGATGCCGGAGATCATCCCCCCTGCCCCGGGACAGCCGTCCGCCGAAGAGTATGAGACGACTCCGCCCCCGCAGGCTGCGACGCCCCCGGCGGGGCTGTCTCCGGCGGACTCCGCCGTTTCTTCCGAATCGCGGCCGGAGCCGGCGGAAAACGATCTTTATGTCTCCCCGGCCCCGGATTATCCTCCGGTGCCGAATGAAAACGCCGGTTTTCTGACCGACACAGCGCCGGGAACGGAGCCGGAGGCGGCGGCTGCGCTCGCGGTCCGTTCAAAGTTCGACTATCCGGATATTCCGTTCAACGGCGAATGGCCGACCGGAATCATCGGCGTGCTTGACGACACTTATTTGCTTGCCTCCGGCAAAACCGGGCTGATCCTGATCGACCAGCATGCGGCGCACGAGCGGATCATGTTTGAGCGGCTGCTTGATGCGGCGCGCCACGGTGCCGCATCGCAGGCGCTTCTTCTGCCGCAGACACTTGAGCTGCCGCAGACGATGGCCTCCCTGCTGCTGCGGAACCGGAAAATCTTCGAAGCGGTCGGCTTCGACGTGGAGCCGCTCGGCAGCAACACGGTCATGCTGAATGCGGTTCCTGCCGCGCTGCCGAGCAGCCGGGAGCTGACGGTGATGATTCCGGACATGCTTCAGGAGTTGCTGGACAATCTCGAGCACAAGCTGCCGGTCGAGCTGGAATACGTTGCCCGCGCCGCCTGCCGCGCGGCGGTCAAAGCGCACGATGCGCTGCCCCGCCAGGCGGCGGAAGAGCTTCTGCGCCAGCTCGGAGAGTGCCGTCAGGGCACGCTCTGTCCGCACGGACGTCCGACGATGATCACGATAACCCTGCGGGAGATCGAAAAGCGCTTCGCCCGGCGCTGACAGGAATTTTTCTTGAAATTCCCCTCAAAGCGGCTTGCTTTTCCGCTCAGGCGGGCTATATTAAATAATATCATGCGATGCACCCATAGCTCAATTGGATAGAGCGTCTGGCTACGGACCAGAAGGTTAGGGGTTCAAGTCCCTTTGGGTGTACCATTTTACCCTCAGATTCCTCAAAAAAGTGCCACTCGGTGCCGTTTCAGCCTTTCAATCCTCGAAATCAGTGGTATTTTAGCTCACAAGGATAGTTACGAGGAAACAGGGCAATGGCGAGGAAAGTCATGAAGCAGGAAGTCGGCACCATCTACCAGAAACCAAGCGGAACTTACTATTATCGCTATCAGATCAATGGTGAACGAAAAGCGATCAGCCTGAAAACCAAAAATCAGGAAGAAGCGAAGCGGAAAGTCAAAGAGTTGCTTCCGGTTCTGAAAGCAACCAGCATAGAGGTCGTTTCGGCACACGTCGCTCACGCGCGCAATCTGATCAAACCGGCAAACGTGTTGCCGCTTGCCGAGGTGTGGAACACTTATTCCAAGCATCCGAACCGCGCCACCCCTGCGACCGTAAACGAACGGCTCAATTATGAAGCCGACTTGCGGGACTTCCTGGCATCTCTGCCGGAAAGCTGCCAATATCTTCATGAAGTGACGCCGGAGCTGGCTGATGCCTATGCGCAAAAGCTTCGGGAACGTCAACTGGCCGTCGATACGCACAATCGCAAGATCAAACGGCTGCGGAAAATCTTTTCTACGCTTATCGAGTATTGTCCCGACGGTTCTCCTTTTCAATCTCCCGTCCTGTGGCGTAAAGACCGCGAAGAGCAGGAACACAATACACGCCGTCTTGCCTTTACTCGCGAACAGGAACAGGCATTGCTGGACGTACTGGCCGATTCTACGCACAAGGTGAAGAACAAACCGGAAATCCGGGTCATCTATCATTTGGGGATGTTTACCGGCCAGCGGCTGAAAGACTGTGTTCTGCTGCAATGGCATAAGGTTGATCTTGAACGGCGGCGCATCTGGGTCAAGCAATTCAAGACCGGAAAAGAAGTCACGATTCCAATCGCCGATCAGCTATTGACGGTACTTGAGGAAGCGTTGGCATGGAAGCGTGATGAATATATCTGCCCGAACTGTGCGGCTCGCTATAAGCAGAAAGATGCCAGCGGCAAAGATGTCGGATGCAATAAAGTCGGCTTGGACATTCTCCGGGTGATCCGCTGGATCGGGTTGGAACCATCCGTGGAGGTGCCGGGGCGCAAGAAGAAGGCTACGGTCTACGGCTTTCATTCCCTGCGCCACAGCTTCGCCAGTCATTGTGCTGAGGCGGGTGTCCCGAAAGCTGTATTACTTTCAATCCTCGGCACCGATTCCGATATTGCAGATAAATACTACGTTCATATCGGCGAGGAGGCTCAAATGGAAGCGATTGCGGCGGTGGCTTCCATCACGACCAAATCCGACCGCCAGCGGATCGAAGAAGCATTGAAGTTGCTCGATACTCCCGATATCCCTGCCGAGGAAATTTTGAACCGTGTCCGGCACGTTCTGAAAGTGTAAATACTTATTTATAATAGCTT
This portion of the Victivallis lenta genome encodes:
- a CDS encoding tetratricopeptide repeat protein is translated as MKRDSSKLFIMAGSLLGVVLLTAAVIYSYGGQNAASRRSARLPAPSPQIIRQLLSQSTRLFEEKRYPEAERSLKRILNLDRDNITAQRMLGNVYYMAGRYYDASNVFRAILARYPKDPVARNNLGQSMVRMQWYEAGIRELLAACAIDANLPGIDLNLSMAYKELGDDGTAAYYLSLAEADAKRRNHPAGGTAAEPAPAQEPDHE
- the mutL gene encoding DNA mismatch repair endonuclease MutL is translated as MSKIKVMSEQLSNRIAAGEVIERPASVVKELVENAIDAGARRVRIEIERAGSRLIAVSDDGCGMDGDDAMLSLEPHGTSKLLSEDDIDNIVTLGFRGEALPSIASISRLTLTTRTAGQLEGTQIVVEGGKLIDAGPCGGAVGTTIRVRDLFFNTPARKKFLKADATEAHHIEEAVLALAIPRPEVAFELVMDGRSVFHSPAAENAAPRLREFFGRVYADSLWPVSHRENGMEITGYIASPGFTRNSRREQRTFVNGRAVESLAIYRGIRDGYATLAESGRFPPAILFLVMSPLDVDVNVHPAKREVRFKHEYAVSRAIAAAVGNALKRTREAGPPAGAEGLPLSGQIPLRMVLDSAAVQYEPRRSEQPVMPEIIPPAPGQPSAEEYETTPPPQAATPPAGLSPADSAVSSESRPEPAENDLYVSPAPDYPPVPNENAGFLTDTAPGTEPEAAAALAVRSKFDYPDIPFNGEWPTGIIGVLDDTYLLASGKTGLILIDQHAAHERIMFERLLDAARHGAASQALLLPQTLELPQTMASLLLRNRKIFEAVGFDVEPLGSNTVMLNAVPAALPSSRELTVMIPDMLQELLDNLEHKLPVELEYVARAACRAAVKAHDALPRQAAEELLRQLGECRQGTLCPHGRPTMITITLREIEKRFARR
- a CDS encoding tyrosine-type recombinase/integrase, whose amino-acid sequence is MKQEVGTIYQKPSGTYYYRYQINGERKAISLKTKNQEEAKRKVKELLPVLKATSIEVVSAHVAHARNLIKPANVLPLAEVWNTYSKHPNRATPATVNERLNYEADLRDFLASLPESCQYLHEVTPELADAYAQKLRERQLAVDTHNRKIKRLRKIFSTLIEYCPDGSPFQSPVLWRKDREEQEHNTRRLAFTREQEQALLDVLADSTHKVKNKPEIRVIYHLGMFTGQRLKDCVLLQWHKVDLERRRIWVKQFKTGKEVTIPIADQLLTVLEEALAWKRDEYICPNCAARYKQKDASGKDVGCNKVGLDILRVIRWIGLEPSVEVPGRKKKATVYGFHSLRHSFASHCAEAGVPKAVLLSILGTDSDIADKYYVHIGEEAQMEAIAAVASITTKSDRQRIEEALKLLDTPDIPAEEILNRVRHVLKV